Proteins from a genomic interval of Hornefia porci:
- a CDS encoding MFS transporter has translation MSDNNVKLQSENTRADFGKGWLIIFYCMIMFWFLIGYSIDGQNIVIEAFAGAHWKALGYASQTALHARLLDMAFYAGLIGVVAYFIIGRICVKIGARALSAIFLGLAGASYIYYGASQTVFSYFIGLTLVTIFINGAAYIGGGNLVTQWFPKKKGLANGFTTMGHNLGSALYVPLISALIGGLGMAAGMRVMGIVGIVVAIIGYIVIRNTPQERGVYPDNVSKEVYEAEYADMSSENTSRWTVASLLKTPEMWVVAIIIGINQLVTTGVMSQMVSRNIELGFTPTKAVFMMTVCALVGLAGSYGFGFIDQKLGVKTAVRAFLIWYIIALAVNYILNNQLGGYICVAMVGVAIGAAANFMTSLPASVFGRHNFDLVYSIYFPIMEIVLMLNYKINSLALTITGSLRGAYIVFIVLLAVNIILISVLNTRKYNLDYAKEDSITGKEA, from the coding sequence ATGTCAGATAACAATGTGAAATTACAGTCGGAAAACACCAGAGCCGACTTCGGAAAGGGCTGGCTGATCATCTTCTACTGCATGATCATGTTCTGGTTCCTCATCGGTTATTCCATCGACGGGCAGAATATCGTCATCGAGGCGTTTGCGGGAGCGCACTGGAAGGCGCTGGGCTACGCTTCTCAGACGGCGCTGCATGCGAGACTTCTGGATATGGCGTTCTATGCGGGCCTGATCGGCGTGGTCGCTTACTTTATCATCGGGCGCATCTGCGTTAAGATCGGCGCCAGGGCGCTTTCTGCGATCTTCCTCGGACTGGCGGGAGCATCGTACATTTATTACGGCGCATCTCAGACAGTATTCTCGTACTTCATCGGCCTGACACTGGTAACGATTTTTATCAACGGCGCTGCGTACATCGGCGGAGGAAATCTGGTTACCCAGTGGTTCCCGAAGAAGAAAGGTCTTGCCAACGGCTTTACGACGATGGGACACAATCTGGGTTCTGCCCTTTATGTTCCTCTGATTTCCGCACTGATCGGCGGTCTCGGAATGGCTGCCGGAATGAGAGTCATGGGAATTGTCGGTATCGTTGTAGCCATTATCGGGTACATCGTGATTCGCAACACTCCCCAGGAGAGAGGCGTCTACCCGGACAACGTCAGCAAAGAGGTCTATGAAGCGGAATATGCGGATATGAGCTCGGAGAACACCAGCAGATGGACGGTTGCTTCTCTGCTGAAAACCCCGGAGATGTGGGTGGTCGCCATCATCATCGGAATCAACCAGCTGGTCACCACCGGAGTCATGAGTCAGATGGTATCCAGAAACATTGAGCTGGGATTCACGCCCACCAAGGCGGTGTTCATGATGACAGTCTGCGCCCTCGTCGGCCTGGCCGGCTCCTACGGGTTCGGCTTCATCGACCAGAAACTGGGCGTCAAGACCGCGGTTCGCGCGTTCCTGATCTGGTACATCATCGCCCTCGCGGTCAACTATATTCTGAACAATCAGCTGGGCGGATATATCTGTGTCGCCATGGTCGGCGTAGCAATCGGAGCGGCGGCAAACTTCATGACGTCCCTTCCGGCTTCTGTATTCGGTAGACACAACTTCGATCTGGTCTATTCCATCTACTTCCCGATTATGGAGATTGTGCTGATGCTGAACTACAAAATCAATTCTCTCGCGCTGACCATCACCGGATCCCTGCGGGGAGCCTATATCGTATTCATCGTGCTGCTGGCGGTGAACATCATCCTGATCTCTGTGCTGAATACGAGAAAATACAACCTGGACTACGCGAAGGAAGACTCAATTACAGGAAAGGAAGCATAA